Within Methanofastidiosum sp., the genomic segment ATGCAACATATCTAGTTAATGCGGTAAGGCCAAAAACAAGATTTGTTTCAGTAATTGGTTCTTATGGTTGGGGTGGAAATACAGTTGAAGTTCTAAAAGGATTAATTTCGAGTCTTAAGGTTCAATTAATCGAGCCAGTTTATATCAAAGGCTATCCACAAGATATTGACTTTAAATCACTAGATAAGCTAGCAGAGGAGATAAATAAAAAACATAAAGAGATAGGATTGGGAAGATAATGATTTAATAAATGATTAGAGGGATTTTATGCAAGAAAAAACTAAGAAAAATTTAATGGAAGCTTTTGCAGGAGAATC encodes:
- a CDS encoding FprA family A-type flavoprotein is translated as ATYLVNAVRPKTRFVSVIGSYGWGGNTVEVLKGLISSLKVQLIEPVYIKGYPQDIDFKSLDKLAEEINKKHKEIGLGR